TAAGATCCGAACTTTGGCTTCGGTGATTGTGGGTTGTTGTCTCCAAAAAGCACTGTATCCCCAACATTGTCGCCATAGAATTGCCATGCTAGGTCAAAGGAACGGGAATAGAAGTACGGTAAGTAGTCATATTCGTCGACTGATTGCCCCTTCTCAAGCCCCTTGATGGCCTGCAAAAATTGTACGAATGGTTCAACAGTTTATATGCGTCTATTGGAATGTAACGTTTAGACAACATCCAAGTATAAAGATACCTAAGTCAGGTAACACACCTTTACAGCCTGTTCGGCAGATTTCCGGGCATGGTCAACATGTTCAACCCTTCTCAACTCATTGTATAACTTCAGAGGGAAAGTGGCCACATCACCCACAGCATATACTGTGGGAACACTTGTTTTGAAAAAAGCATCAGTCTGCACAGTCAAACAATTGTgttatacaattaaaatatcaGTCTTGATTAGAGTTTATTCTTAATGAATATTATTCAGAATTAGGTCCTGCCCATTTAGACTGCAGATTTATGCAATATCAACAGAATGATTGAGGTGATCATTTCTTTAATAAAGTTCAATAAGTATTTCGAGGTGACATTTGTAGATGACAAAGGCATTTTAGATTACGTTATATATAGATCAAACCAACCTTTATTCCGCCCGTCTCCTCTTCAACCTGCCCTTTAAATAGTGCTGTAAGAGGCCTTCCACCAACACCAACCACAACAATGTCAGCTTCCAGAACTCTGCCATCCTTAAGTTGAACTTCCTTCACCTAAAAAGAGGATGAAGgtatcaaagcattaaaatgatttgaatcttctaaaaaaatactaaattatcaGCCTTCTGAAAGATGACCACTTACCTCTCCATTGGAGTCAGAGGTGAATCCAACTGCAACTGTTCCCTTTATAATTTTGATCCCTTTATTAGCATAATAACCCTCATAAAAAGCAGCTATGCCAGAGGTGAAAAGCCGGGGCACTACAAGAACAATCATAAAATTAGAACACAAGAATCCACcagaaattaatttagttagttTATGATGTGTCCTCATGCCCATATTTCAACAGTAGGAATCTACTTACTGCACCATGGTTCCGGGTACACCATGCTGACATCAAGATTGTTAATTTTCAAGGCTGCACCAAGCTCAAGACCAATATAACCTCCACCAACGATAACAGCCTTTCCATTCTTCTTTGCTTTGATTGATTCTACCAACTTATCAGCATCATCAATTTCTCTCAAGTAGAAGATGTTTTTAGCATCAGCTCCTTGCACTCCAAAATCTGTCAATTTTATAACCTGCAGGACAGATGTGTTAAACCATGTATGGTAGGCAATACAAGGAATGTTTAAGTTGAGATCCCTAGAAACTGCAACTCACCGTTGAACCAGTTGCAATGATCAAGATTTGATACTTGAATGTTTCTCCAGCGGCACTTACTAGAGTATTGGCAGGAAGATCTGCTTTCACTATTTCTGTGCTAAGGATCAATTCAATTCCTGCAAGCATGCGTACATGAAAAGCATATTGATGAGAATAGTACAGATTATTGAATAAACAAAGACAAATAGTTAAATTCCCTTTTCGCATATCATCATCTATTACTGCAgcaattaaatttcacattaaacAAATTCACACAAACATGTCGCTAACCTTTTTCCTTGTACCACTCAGGAAGCAATCTCTCTCCGCCACTTCCAACACAGACATGGAAACCAGGAAGTCTAGCAGCTCCTGTGAAGAACAAATCAACAAATTGATACAGGAAACAAAGCAACCAATGTTGATGTGGCAAATAGAAGCGTAGTTATTATTGCATTTATGCGAGTTTAgagtttatttgaatttttcaaataagTACATAAAAACGTATTAGGGTTATAGCTTACCCTCAGGGAAGAGATATGCTTTGCTCAGGGCAGGTCGTTCATATGGAGCCACCTACATGTATAAGAAAGCAAAAATCAGGTCATATGCAATACAAATTTACCTGTTAAGGCATCAATAAATGACAACAACAGCAGCTATGATGAGTGATGTGATGTAAATGCCACTGGAACTGGCCACTATTACAGTAGAATTTAACTTTGACAAAATCAGAAATAGGGAGCATCCAGAGGAGGGAGTCCCCATGAAGACAGCAGAACGAGAGAACAAAATAATGCTAAACTGCACGCCGAAATTATTTGATGGACTATTTTGCTTTTTCTAAGCAGAACTGATAATTAGAACAAAACAATTGTAAGtgatatgaataaaataatgcatatagtgatctaaaatgtaaaaatgcaATATACATTCTGCTTAATACAACAACAAATTCCATTAGCACGCAATGCTTAAAGTGTTGATTGAATATTATGAATTTGCCCTCGCATTGCTGCAGGAGCAAATATTATACTAAAATGAGAGAAGAGTTCTTCAATAACTTGAAATAATTTACTTACATTTTTTAATGACAATGACATAGTATTAAAAATCACAAGACGACAACCCTATAAAAAAAACCTTAGTAGTGTTTATCAAACAACTTcaatagattttttttgtttatttttttcccccACAAGCTTCATTTTAAGAAACTAactatttttaagaaaagttcAATCGAAGGAAAAGCAAAATGTCTATCACTCATGTAATCAGTTTAGGTTTCATAAAGttatatataatagaaaatCATACCGCCTCCTTGGAAATAATTGCTAGCTCACCAGGCTGCACTCCCTGCTTGGCAAACTCTCTCGCTGCATATCCCTATAAAGTCAGAAGAGAAGAGTTTTCAGGAAAAAGAcgtaaaaaagtaaaataaatcaGTCAAAACAAAGTACAACATAAGCCTTTTAATAGTGTGAATGCTAAATACAATGAAAGAAGCTTTAACTTTCCACATTAAAGGGTTCAAAACTTCAAatcattgcaaaataaaatctaGCCATCGTTCCGATACACACGCGACGCTCCATACGATTAAAACAGCAAAAGATGCATTACATGATGTAAAAAGACGTAGCCATGTTTAAATGCCTCGGTATAAATCCATTCTCAAAAACCATAACAATGAAAATTCAGTGACTAAACGAATAGCAACCGATCTAAAGCTTCAGATTTGCTTTCAATTCgttctcattttttctttcacttatCATCTTAGCAGGAAAACTGGAtctgtattattataaaattaagcgATAGATGAAACACATTGAGGACTagattgtgaaaataaaaaagcaaaggtatcgataaacaagagaaaaagtcaaacaaaattcaagaaaataacaagaaaagaaaagagaatcgAAGAGCGAGAAGTGATCGACGGAACTTACAGCAGCTACACCACCGCCAAGGATCACGTACTTGAAACTCTTCTCCGCCATTGATGATCAAAGCTTAGCTTACTCTGCTCTGTCTTTTGCTCTTAACTTTTTGGTAATTAAACAAGTTTTTGTAAATTAGGTTCGGTCAGATTAATTTATAGGAAAGGGCTAGGCTGCCCTTCTCATTGGCTGATCTTTAGAAGTAAACGTGATTCAGCCACGTGGCATGAACGCTGCCGTTCGTCACTGCTGGCAATGCTTCTTCCACCACTACCGCAGACCTGACTAACCCCATTCTAGttcaatttaaagaattaaaaaatatttttaatattttatcaacttttaaatagtaaaacaaGTATTTTTGGGCGATTTTACCCAAAAACGAGCTTaaacttagaaatattttaaaatccaactTCATCTCAATCCAATCGATGGGCATCTCTACACTATGAATCCCTActattttttccaaattttgaaaattatgaatcttaaataaatggtaaaaaacTTAATTCTACAAAACTAGTAAATGTTTAAATTCAAGAAAGACATACGCATATAGCAGTTTTTTCTGaagcttaatttttaatagataatgaaaacttttgtggttatgaattttaaaacgaatatgaaattgatttttatgtataaagaaatacatctttacaattttcTTCCAAAACACAAGTGTGAATGGTGAAATATGTACAGAATCTTGTCGTACTTCGTCTTCCTATGAACCTAGActcttcttttaaatttaatcctatTTTTGCAGGGAGTTGACGTCATTGATGATGTGGCAAGGGATCATTTATGTTCATACACGTAGTGTGTGCAAAGTTCacgtaaaattgaaaaaatttggttaactgatcgaattcggttaatcggtcgggggtcggttaattattttttaatttttcggttaactgttaattcggttcgaaatcggtcggttaatcgaattttttcggtttaaccgaaaaaattaataaataaaattataatatataaataggctcactattcacctaaactcaatccaaacccaagtatttAACCAAACCCAACTCactcataaaaattacaaataatttaataaataaaaataaaattctaaaactaaaactaaagtctaaaagtctaaaaataatttaattatatagtgattcaattcggttaattcaggtaatccgattaattcggttaattcgggtaattcggttaattctgttaatttttaaccaaaaataaaatatatataattttcagttaatgttattttgggtcggttaaccgaatgaacacctcTACATACACGTCAACGTGGTTTGACATTCTTGCTCCAACAAAACAGCACTCACGCGACACATGGGCTTAAACCCAAAATgaagtatttaaatttattttcctacTTTGGGTCCAAAGAGTTTATTGTTTTCACGTCCCACAGACAGATTTGGGCCACCCTTTGATACATGCTCGCCCTTTTCCCATCCATCcaatattttagattattatttcaCCCTCCGCACTGGATTTTCTGGTTGTTGGTTAGTCTGTCATGGCGGATTTTGACTCTCCGGTCACTCTCCTCCCTCCGTGGCGGCAGATGAAAGTTAGGGTGGCTAGGGTTTCTTTGTGGGGGTATGGGCTGGGCTTTAATAGCCATTGTActcattgtttatttttattgggcTTTTGGGCTGATATGCTTGTATTATCAATATTATGTGAATGACATGTTTGATCCCTATCTAGAAAActgattattttcattttgtataatttatagTATTCCtcctttcttattttttttatttttagtatatataataaagaTCAATTTTGTTATTGGACCTTCTAATTTGTGTAAATTGCAGATTTAGtatttgtactttaatttgatcaattttaattttgtacttttcaaattttaaattttaaatcgcCAAACGATAATGATTAAatctatttggttaaattatgtcatTAGTTCTATATTATGCgtaaagttatagatttagtctaCGTTCACCAATTGGGTCATTCTTAgtgactatatatatattttttatttcaaaatttttgtctTAATGCAAACAACAATCGTTGAATCTATTAACTGAATTTTTgtaagtaatatgtgaaaatacaGACataacattacacatataataatatgtttggcacatcaaaatttaaaaataatagaacttaacttaatgaatttaatagttatcatTTCGTTAGgactaagatttttaaattctaGAAATACAATGACctgaaaataaccaaattaaagtacaagtaCTAAATTCACAACTTACATAAAGTACAGGAtctaatagaaaattttgatctataataaaaccctagatatgcaaatatgttatttttatttggtacaCTAGTAGTGTGTTTTTTTAACTCCACaaacaaagtttaaaaattgtcatgtgtctcatttcttttatattaattttctttctcatGTATGTCGcttataaatatacacaattatctattataaattaaaatttaataatatataacatatacaatgcaaataatgttttataaataaaattggaatcgttatttaagttaataccaaaataaaataccaAGTAAAAGAatacaatattatatattatagaaagtaaaaaaaaaacaatatattgtagttaatgataaatttataccTATTTACTTATCCATATgctctttcaaaataatttaactttgaATTTTATCACACCACCATTGACTGTCATtgtaaaatcaatatttatctaaaaatcatttaaacattgaattaatatataaaattattgaaaataatatagaattttagaattatattagaaaataaattataatattaaattaaaaataaaaattaggtaaaacaaccTCCAGCAATCATAATTATGATTCATAATAAATACGAAagatatttacattaaattaataaacacattaaataataattattaaaaattattaaaatcttatacaataaatctttttttttctcattcgtTTACAACTTCAcgtaaaataacaataacaataaaaagaagaaagaataaaaCGATGTTTATTTTGCATGATATAAGCAACTTaccaataaataaacaaataatgatattaaattatattacttCATCATCAATTAAAATGATACTTCTAAGTTACTAATACTAATAACCATCATACTGATGATTTTCTTAAATGCTACTAATGGATATTTTTAACAGagctaaacttaaatttaaattgattaactCTAACACtaattgttataattaaaaataaaatcaatctttatttttatatagtaaatattaGTTCGATACATTTTGGACTTatatgattctttttaatagtatagtgactaaattgatccatttaataatagcGTGACTAGTTTGATCCAGTTTCTATAATACAAAGTTTTGCCATGAACTTTAAGCGATACAAGtgtatattgaaattaatatttaatcacaaagcttgttaaaataaaattttgaaatctaatttaattagtttataaaatcatataacaGTTTGTGTTGAATAAATTTAAGTTGAAACATTAGATATTAGGGTTAATATGTAGTTTGTCCCCTAAACTTGTCCAAACATATACAGTTGGTACCTAAATTTCTTTAGACCTAATTGATATCTGaacttgttggaaaaaaaattcaattcgaaAACGGTGTTATTACACagcgaaattttttttttgaaaatcgagcctgcttgtgatatttatagtaataaatcatttattgaAATCACACATGTGTTCTCGGCTAAACAGATCATTATCGTTCTTGGCTTTCAACCGAATGACCTTCTTCgctattctcataccatgaaTTACTTTaagtgtgggctcgaacgaTTCGAATCAAATACAGAACCTGAAATAGTTTACTTTGCTTTTAGTGAGAAAGCAAGACTCTCTTTGAATAGAAAacaatagaattgttattcaggaaaatataattaatacttagagaataaacttttattattttcagaCATAATAAACAATACCTCAAAGTTGTATATTTAGCCCTACCAGTGTCAtttatttatagggagaagTGGTGAAACCCTTATTGAACTGTAGAAGtatatttcaatagaaaaacgAACTCCTAGTCTAACTAGGATTAGGTGGGGCGACAACTTGACtgtcgtaatttgatatgtcaaattaggctctctaTTACACTTAATGAGTttattctcaagcaatttaagtgtcttttctttactttttagttatttttagatTTCGTATTAATAAATGGTTTTTGTGTGTTTTActctatttaattttgagacTCAATATTGCCAAATGTGTCATCGAGAACTTAATGGTTGATTAAGTGTTGTAGGGAGCCATCAGAAGCCCAAACATGAGCGAAAACACTAGAAGGGGGTATTGCAACATCGAGTCATGGTTTGGCACATGTGTATGTGAATGTTGAATGCAGGTTAAtgtcaaaatgggtgagaaaagtggccttaaaatggtctattttcgtccacacgggcagagacacgagcgtgtgtctcagccgtgtgtgacacacggtttggcacatgggtgtgtagtctggccgtgtgacctctgcacattaatttcataaattagttgcccacacggcctaacacacgggcgtgtgacttggccatgtgacccaagttagagagttacacaggtaagGACACAGGCTGAGATACGGCAGTGTGCCTCATATCAAATGCCTacacagcctaagacatgggcgtgtctcctggccgtgtgagccacatgaccggccacacaggcgtgtgtcccctgcttctaagaaaatttttgagattttgggaaaaattcccTGAGTACCCGATTTAATCTCGATTCACTTCTAAGTGAATATTGGGCCTCAATGGTCCatctaagggacaatatgagtattATATGATTGATTCTTAGTATGTGTAACAAAGGTTGGGAAATGTCCGTATTTAATTCGTAAAgtttggtaatgcttcgtaaccctgttccggtgacggataagggttaggggtgttacacagcTAGTTTTCTTGCATGCATTCTTGAATGGAAATCACTGACTCTCTTGGGTccgatccttggagtactccagtatttcattgtaacactacaaatattacaactaaccTATCACACTTGCAGTAAGTCgtgataattatatttgttttaatgttgaTTTCTCTCTTTGCCTGCGAGAACAGAGAAAGACGATCACAACCCTAGTTAAACAAACTAGGGTTTGTCGTTCCTATCATTAAACATTAGAGACTTTTGGGCCTCTCCcatatcgggtccaattacaagtTTTTTCTGGACTTTTAACCcagtactttataattcaatccaacctgatatttatttttctatttcccaaaataaacatcttaaattaattaatttttcaattaaataattttcttaactcaattctaatttcattaaaatcatgacaaatTTACTGTAAAGGaatctttaagaaaatatatttaatatatttacattCAAGGATTTACCACgaccaataaatttatttcaatttttgaacttcaattatttaattacttaattaaataataatttgaaaaccataaatttattttctaggtCATTTCCATTTAGAGAAAACCACATTGATTTTCCAAATGCTTCACATTTGtctaactttaccatttctatctatttttgttcatttgatttaacacacaattcatttctagttttaaCGAGCTAACGGATGAattgattggacatatgtaaatagggttcaaatgatttaaaattaagtttcagctttttgcctattaattctaaacttatttagtcacgaagtcattccattatagtatcgtgaatgagctctccctaatgacataccattacgaaagcaacttgatcaatgcttgtccaatgaccttgtcataaatgtgttatcCTCATAGCATatcattaatctctttgggattaACCCaatcccaatatgatcctattctATCTCACGGTAACCAAtatatcttccttcatgaaaagtcaatttcTATgtaatcaagtcatccatcacaaagacaaacgacctgtgaccacgtttacttttcatctaccatgtaatgacaatgagaggatatcatttacgaatcttgggctatgaattctactgttgtgaatgacgctgcatactgcagaagtcgtatacctAACGCACCAGCTtttagttccttatctatttgaactcagacttttacttacatcaaagtatatgagtcacgcatacatagtacATCATCTACTCAAGATTAATGTATGCCACActttgaacgtcacaagtgaataaatccgtAAATatattcaagatctattcttcttaGATTCAGTCTGATGTATTGTTAGTTCAATCATCACATCTATGTTTCTATCTTCTGAGAGTCATCCactctgatgcccaagacaagacatctccccaattggacttgataaacgacatattagtcttttaattgatTTGCTTATTTCCGATTAGACGAAGGACCtatttaggtttgtctactaatataagttgtatttctatattatgatctaaccacgtaataccgtttagtattagtttaaatattagacaaccagtgagccaatatttgcttctattttgctttacaCGCGAAAACCACGTGATGacaatatacaaaaaatattaatgtaattcattaataatttaattgaccaatctgtttgaaaaaaatacaagtgtacatagactaaaatactacacttaggttGGTACCTTCACTTTATCACCGTTAGTTTATGTCAACGTGGCATTGCTAGCTAATTCATTAATGATGCGTGTCAACCTCTTAGCATGCCATGTGACAAATATAAATTTCTCACATTGAGAATGAACCtagacaaaaaattatatttttttataattttttttatttttaaaaatatttttatttttttaatttatgctcGTTACGTGGCATATTGAAAAGCTACCACGTGTCACCACTAAATTGGCTATTAGTGCCACGTCAGCCCAAATTAATGGTGTTAGTGTAGAGGTACCACCAACTTAAGTGACGAGATACAAATTCAGATACTAATTAGgtccaaaaaaaatttgaagtatgAATTTTTGGATTACAATCTATTTTGGAGCAAGTAATATAATGAGTCTTCCTACCAAACAAAGCATGGAGTAAGTTGATCAATGGTACCTTGGTTAAGTGGGGCAAATTTGTCCGAgggaaagaagaaaacaaagctATAAATCCATGGAAAAGAACAGGATCCTatgcttatttatttaatattttggatCATTTAGGGACATAGCGTGGCACCGTTTTTAAgggatattttaaatgaatttggtGTGAAAAAGTGATGTGAGACAAACCACCCAAACAATCCTTTTCTTGGGAGCTGCTTATACCATGTGAGAACGATGGCTCTGctactttatttaatattttgtttatcaCTTAGATTTATTTGTGGTccaattattatatatatttaatcactttatttttttaaaaagaaatttgacaTGTAAGTTGACcttaaattatatacatttctTTAGGATGATATTTAAacttcttttaataaatttccattttttaaatttaaatagaaaaactatTTATATAAACCGATTTAAcacatttttaatgaaataaaatcgcttacaaaattaaagaattgccacatgtattttgaaaaattaatatcataataataattcacATGCATTATCTTAATTAAGGCCTAAATGCTACTAAAATATCTTTAGTTCTTGGAACATTGTTTGAAATGACTGacttacaaataaaaaaacaaaatagagaaaacGAAAAGAAACTACGTTTGCATAAATAATAGAAGGTATCATTGGAAGAGGATCTAAAACGAGGTGATACAtcttaaaatattagaattaattcaactaaaaatatgCTAAAGCAGATCATTCTTTATACTGAAAAAATTATCACTTTTTTTAGTCTTCCTTCTATTCCTTGGTTGCTCGGCATCGTCCATGGATAGATAACATGGCCAGCATATGTGTTTACGTACGTGTAGGATTGTggcaatcaaaattttttattttcatcttttatttgtgtttatttattgtaaatattgaaaaatagatAATACACCCGTTATGCCAGCCTGAGCGTAGGCTTTATGAATAGTGTGAACAACTTAAAGAATCGTCTCCACAAGTAGTGCAAGCAAACCTTTCGAGGTAAATCCTTTATGGAAACCCCTCAACTTGATGATTAAGTAGGTCATACTCATTAACTATCACACCAGGCTTCAACTATAATGTCTTATCCGAGTTAACCTAGAGCACGTCATAATGCAACTCTATCCGACCTATAATAGTAGACCACTTCCCTTGATGCATCAAGCATGGTAACTTGAAAAAAAGGGCTAAAGATATGCAGGGCTTAAAGCTTGGAACTAGAATCAAGCCATCCTATTCCACTCCACCTTTCTCTCTTA
The window above is part of the Gossypium raimondii isolate GPD5lz chromosome 9, ASM2569854v1, whole genome shotgun sequence genome. Proteins encoded here:
- the LOC105799692 gene encoding monodehydroascorbate reductase, producing the protein MAEKSFKYVILGGGVAAGYAAREFAKQGVQPGELAIISKEAVAPYERPALSKAYLFPEGAARLPGFHVCVGSGGERLLPEWYKEKGIELILSTEIVKADLPANTLVSAAGETFKYQILIIATGSTVIKLTDFGVQGADAKNIFYLREIDDADKLVESIKAKKNGKAVIVGGGYIGLELGAALKINNLDVSMVYPEPWCMPRLFTSGIAAFYEGYYANKGIKIIKGTVAVGFTSDSNGEVKEVQLKDGRVLEADIVVVGVGGRPLTALFKGQVEEETGGIKTDAFFKTSVPTVYAVGDVATFPLKLYNELRRVEHVDHARKSAEQAVKAIKGLEKGQSVDEYDYLPYFYSRSFDLAWQFYGDNVGDTVLFGDNNPQSPKPKFGSYWIKDGKVVGAFLEGGSAEENQAIAKVAKLQPKAENLDALAKEGLAFACKI